One segment of Ignavibacteria bacterium DNA contains the following:
- a CDS encoding carbonic anhydrase family protein, whose amino-acid sequence MRTFVLLAMCCLAACSSNKSARPEHWGYTGKIGPQNWGSLSPVYAVCGNGQQQSPIDIPQGSPSGTKNVKRKYGTTTLAISHNEHVEEIINNGHTIQVTCDPGSTIDVDGVTYTLKQFHFHTPSEHQIGGRTFPMEVHFVHQSDDGRFAVLAVLCSSDSSAESSYDKLIQHLPSKPGEKLELKDVIIDLDKHLPSSTAAYHYVGSYTTPPCTENVQWLVMREMRPTHPRVIDEIHRRIHDNNRPVQAINGRRPTVEQPK is encoded by the coding sequence ATGAGAACATTCGTCCTTCTCGCCATGTGCTGCCTTGCAGCATGTTCCTCCAATAAGTCTGCGCGGCCGGAGCATTGGGGGTATACGGGGAAGATCGGACCGCAGAATTGGGGTTCTCTTTCTCCCGTTTATGCCGTATGCGGTAATGGACAGCAGCAATCGCCGATCGACATTCCACAAGGCTCTCCGTCCGGTACCAAGAACGTGAAACGGAAGTATGGTACAACGACGTTGGCGATATCACACAATGAACATGTGGAAGAGATCATCAACAATGGTCACACGATACAGGTTACGTGTGACCCCGGAAGCACGATCGATGTAGATGGCGTAACGTATACTTTGAAACAATTTCACTTTCATACACCAAGTGAACATCAGATAGGGGGCAGGACATTTCCGATGGAAGTCCACTTTGTTCATCAGAGTGATGACGGACGTTTTGCTGTGCTTGCCGTGTTGTGTTCATCTGATAGTTCAGCTGAGTCTAGCTACGACAAGCTGATTCAGCACCTGCCTTCAAAACCAGGAGAAAAGCTCGAGCTTAAGGACGTGATCATCGATCTCGACAAACATCTTCCTTCGTCAACGGCTGCCTATCATTACGTTGGTTCCTACACAACGCCCCCTTGCACAGAAAATGTGCAATGGCTAGTGATGCGTGAGATGCGGCCTACCCACCCTAGGGTGATCGATGAGATTCACAGACGTATCCATGACAATAACAGACCCGTGCAAGCCATCAACGGCAGACGCCCTACGGTTGAACAGCCGAAGTAG